The sequence AGCAGCAGGGCACAAAATATGAGGAAAACCACAACAACATTAATGAGCAAAACTACACTACAGACGTGACACGTGACACTGAGTCTCAGGACTAAAACAGCAGGAGCTTCAGTCAATAGGTCTCACGGAGCCGAGCGTCATGGGGCAGTGTGTACAACGCTAAAGACGCACAACAGCACTAACTAAACCCCTGAAGAGGAAGAGTCAGAGAGTGAGGGGGAGGAAGAGTGagggggagggagtgagaggaagtgggagtgagagagagtgagggggagggagtgaggggaagtgggagtgagagagagtgagggtgagagtgagggtgagagagagtgagagagagtgagggtgagagagagagagagagtgagagagagtgagggggagagtgagagagagtgagggggagggagtgaggggaagtgggagtgagagagagtgagggtgagagagagtgagggtgagagtgagggtgagagagagtgagagagagtgagagagggagtgagagtaAGAGTGAGGCTTAGGGGAAGTGGGAGTGAGGGGGAGAGTgaaagagggagtgagagagtgtgttgagGAAATCAGGACCTACAGTAGAAAGAACTcacctcctcttcttcatctcccTCCTGCACGGTTGGCGCCAGCGGCACTTTAATCACGTTGGCGTCTTTAGTGAGCACTTCGCTCAGGtcgatttctttcttcttcgtGCTCCGTGGCTCAGATGCCGTATCCACGCTGGCAGCGTGTGGAACAGCCACCACAGACTCTTCTGCAATCCCATCATGCACCAGAGCCTCCAGGTCCTCCATGGTGCGAGCACGGACCAGCCCTTCATCCAGAAGCCCCTCTTCTTCATGTGTAAGCTCCGCCTCTTCCACATGAGCAGCTTTACCGGCTGGCGGCGGCTCCGTGGCTGTGCGAGTGTTCATCAACCTGTTGAACAAGGTGTTGAATTCAGACACCACCTCTTcttgctcctcttcctcctcctcctcctcctccgcctcGTTCTGTACATCTCTCGCCGTTTTCTTGCCGTCTGCGGAGGAAAGGCCAGAAGGTCAGCTACGGAATTTCACACACAGCGCCCTGATCACATGATCACGCTCACTCATCTAAGTGTTACATGATCTTTCAGTCATGTCTGAGTGATAACAATGTTCCTCTTTATTACACCGGAAATCTGAAACCGGATATTATtcccatcaccatagcaaccgGAACCGAACCATGTAACTGGAGACGAGATTTCAGCAGTTGAGTGAATTAGTGCTACTGGATAATACATGAGAAGCgctttattagtgtgtgtatacgaTACAGTAGTGTTCATCTCCAACACCTCAGATATgccatccgtgtgtgtgtgtgtctctgtgtgtgtgtgtctctgtctgtgtgtgtgtctctgtctctgtgtgtgtgtgtctctgtgtgtgtgtgtctctgtctctgtgtgtgtgtgtgtgtgtctgtctctgtgtgtgtgtgtctctgtgtgtgtgtgtgtctctgtgtgtgtgtgtgtgtctctgtgtgtgtgtgtgtgtgtgtctctgtgtgtgtgtgtgtgtgtctctgtgtgtgtgtgtgtgtgtgtctctgtgtgtgtgtgtgtgtgtctctgtgtgtgtgtgtgtgtgtgtctctgtgtgtgtgtgtgtgtgtctctgtgtgtgtgtgtgtgtctctgtgtgtgtgtgtgtgtgtgtgtctctgtgtgtgtgtgtgtgtgtgtgtgtgtctctgtgtgtgtgtgtgtgtgtgtgtgtctgtgtgtgtgtgtctctgtgtgtgtgtgtctctgtgtgtgtgtgtgtgtgtgtctgtgtgtgtgtgtctctgtgtgtgtgtgtctctctgtgtgtgtgtgtgtctctgtgtgtgtctctgtgtgtgtgtgtgtgtgtgtctctgtgtgtgtgtgtctctgtgtgtgtgtgtgtgtgtctgtgtgtgtgtgtgtgtgtgtctctgtgtgtgtgtgtgtgtctgtgtgtgtgtgtgtgtgtgtctctgtgtgtgtgtgtgtgtgtgtgtctgtgtgtgtgtgtgtctctgtgtgtgtgtgtgtctctgtgtgtgtgtgtgtgtgtgtgtctgtgtgtgtgtgtgtctctgtgtgtgtgtgtgtgtgtctctgtgtgtgtgtctctgtgtgtgtgtctctctgtgtgtgtgtctctctgtgtgtgtgtgtctctctgtgtgtgtgtgtctctctgtgtgtgtgtgtctctctgtgtgtgtgtgtctctctgtgtgtgtgtgtctctctgtgtgtgtgtgtctctctgtgtgtgtgtgtctctctgtgtgtgtgtgtctctctgtgtgtgtgtctctctgtgtgtgtgtctctctgtgtgtgtgtgtgtctgtgtgtgtgtgtgtgtctgtgtgtgtgctatgaAACCACAACAGCTCCTCTCACCTGAACATGTCAGAAAGGTTAGTTACatctttacctctgacactgaagactccttccataattaACACGGGTGCATTAGCATAAACATGTGATTGGTGGTTGCACTgataccttctgaccaatcagattacagaaacAGTCAAAAGCAAGCAGGTGAGAACGTACCGTCGTCCTCCTCCTCCCGTGTGAAAGGGACCAGATCATCTTTCTCATCTTGCCTCAGCTTCCGTTTAGTCTCAAAGTGCCTCAGCAGTtgctcttcctcatcctccatcttgttctcttcctcctcttcttcctcatcctGCTGCTGGCTTCTTGCTGGTTCCTCTACGGTCATGGTGTGAGGATCCTCCGTGACCTCGTGACCCTCTGTAGTCAGCCTGCCTCTCATCCATGGGTTCACAGTGTCGCCGACTGACTCGGGATCGTTCACCAGGTCGGGGATTGCGCTCGGCTCTTCCTCGTCATCTTTTCCCTCGTCGTCGTCGTCTGACGGCACGACCAGTTTCTGAGTCAGCTCCTTGTTCAGCTCCAGCTGCTGCTGCATGGCTTTACGGGCCTGAAAAATTGACACACGGTTAAAATACAAATACGTTttcagtttaataaaaacaatctggaataataaataaaataataatatataaataaaagtgttaaaggtgcagtgtgtAAAGTCACCTGGAATAATCGCACAGTTTTACAGctaattaacatttatattcttatattctCAATTCTCAAAAGATTTCTTTCTGGTccgttgtttgtttgttttccattaaaaacaaacaaacaacaacagcgCACGGTTTAAACAGAATATGGTGAATGCTTAGTGAAAGTGTTCATAGCAGTTGCAAAGTTGCAATTCACCTATTGAGCAGCAGGGGGCGACAAACATTACACACGGCTCCTTTAAACCagtttctttgtaaaaaaaataaaaagtcaaacaCAAACTCTGGTGCTGTAAACTGGTGACTACAGTGAACTAGTGAATGAGATTTTCCATGTAATCGATCTTACAGAGTCGTCGTATTTGGCCATGATGGCTTTGGTCTTGGCCCACTTGCCGCTGTTCTGGTGTTTGAGGGACATCCTCTCCTCCATCCGGGACAGCTCCATCTTCTTTAACTCCTCCAGCGCTGCATCCGGATCCGTCTTCATCATCTCATCAAACTGCTTCAGGAAATTCTTATGTTTAGCTTTCTTCTGTACCTTatgatacctgtgtgtgtgggggggagagagagagagagagagacagagagacagagagagagacagagagagagacagagagagagacagagagagagacagagagagagacagagagagagagagagagagagacagagagagacagagagagagagacagagagagcgagacagagagagagagagagagagacagagagagagacagagagagagagacagagagagagagacagagagaaagagagacagagagagacagagacagagagagagagagacagacagagagagagagacagagagagagacagagagacagagagagagacagagacagacagacagagacagagagagagagagacagagagagagagagagagagagagagagagagagagagagagagagagagagagaaattgcaAGTAATTcctttaaaacattaattatgATGTTAAGTACATTACAGAAGTTTAATCTCCATCAAACCCAAAACTAATCTTTAGGACAATGAGAAGTAAACACAAGCTATTGATCAGGTGATATAAAGCCCTACAGTGTCTGCAGGACGAGGTGGACGTGTGCACTGTAATGCTGtggaataaaatctaaaataaaatgctgttatTAAAGTCAACTATAACTAAAGTTTTCTCTCCTTACTTCTTGCTTttgatctttctctctctccgagCTTTAGCCTCGTAGTAAGACTGCAGCACTCGAGCCTTCTGCAGCTCAGCACGCCGGATCTTTGCCTGCAGAACAAAACCAGGAGCAGTTTAACAGCCGAGAGACTCAACACCTCAAACCCATAATGAAACAGACTTGGTGACGTTTCCTAGTCAGAGCTGATATTAGACGTGTCTGACACTCACCTCCTCCAGACTCATAGCCTTGATGGACGCCTCCTCCACAGGGGTCAACACGGGGTCCGTGACAGGCTGGTTATTACTGCGCAGGAGACTGAAGATCTGCTGCTCCAGAGGGGTctgagtctgagagagagagagagagagagagagagagagagagagagagagagagagagagagagagagagagtgagttagagagagagttagagagagagagttagagagcgagagatagataAAGATACATggacatatacacagacagacaggtagggaGAGAACACACACCTTCCAGCCGGCCACCACCTGCTCCACACGTTTGGGTCGGGATGTTTCCTGTTTCAAGGGGAAGATGATCTGCTCGGCCTTCTGGTTCTGCCTGATGACACTCTCCCAGCGGGACACCTCATTACTGCTGCGCTCATACGCCACACTCCTCTggatctgtacacacacacacacacacacacacacacacacacaaaaacatagcGGCTTACTGAGGTGACCAATGAGAAGGCAGAAGAGGCGGGACATGCTTCTACAAGccaattaaattaattagattttattattgttactagTCGCTTGAGTAGGTTCCTGAACTGCTGCTGTCATTCAATGATCTCCCATTGAAgattaaagtattggcaccccatgACTTCACACTcatgttgtgtgttcatgtttgagcgcattaaacacacaccttctcagACTGCTGCCGGCTCAGCGGGAGCTCCAGCGTCTCTTTAGAGTTCTGCAGTTTCTTCAGCTGCTTCTTGGTGGTGTTCGGCGCTTTCTCCATGGAACCCAGCAGGTCCGAGAGCTTGATCTTCTCTCCTGCTCCCTCCGCGTTCATCGAGAACTCCGAGACCTGCAGACTGGCCTCCGATCTCTCTGCCTGCATCCTCCTGAGGAGAGGATGATGCTTTACCATGACAACCAACATCTGTACAGCACTGACATTAGTTAGATtagcacagaaaataaaaataacaaagaattAAATCACACTGACCTTCTCTTCCCTCCCAGAGAGCTGATGGCCTCCAGGAGCTTGGCGTGTTTCCTGTCATCATCACTACCCTCCTGTGTACAGTTATATTTGTTATACAAATTCATACATCCCAATTTCCAAATTTACAGAAATCCCAGACAGACATCTAAAAAAATGAGGAAATAGTCGAGAGAAAGTAGTTCAGTTGATAAATAACCCAGAGTGTGTTCCACATAAACAGAAGTTTGGGATTTGGCCTCGAAAACtatttcaagatttttttaagcATAAAAATACAAGTTTGCTTTTGAAATCCTTTTAAAGTTAATTAACAAACATTACGACATATCACGAAGCCCTGCTTAAAAATttcatcaccatggcaacaactCCGGCACCGTTAGTGTTGTTTAGACTTTGTTgaatagagggaaaaaaaaatcgtgTTAACTTATAAGTaactattgtgttttatttacaatccaactgatgtgtgtgttttgtgtagaaatgatttaattttagGGAAAATGTGTTCACAAAGATCCGTATTAAAGATCCGTACTAAAGATCTGTATTAAAGATCCGTATTAAAGATCCGTATTAAAGATCCGTATTAAGAGGTtcgttttttttatctatacaATAATAAGTTCTGATGTCTCAGGTTCTTAACTTAGTgaagtttaaatgttaaaactctgtgtgtgtgtgcgtgtgtgtgtgtgtgttacctcgtCCTCACTGGCACTGATCATGTTCTCCTCATCAGGAGAAAgctcctcttcttcatccacCAGCACTGCAGACATTTTACCACgttttctgtaaaaaagaaaaagtaacaaTTATTTCAgctggaaagaaaaaataaagacgtTTGTTATTAAATCATGAAAAGTAACATGGTTGTAATTCAGAATTTATCTACACACAAATCTCTGACATCATGACTATAttgatgacacacacatatatatagccCTTTTTTATgattctcacacaaacacacacacacaatattacacacaaacacacactcacacacacacaaactcacacacacaatctcacacacacaatctcacacacacaatctcacacacacaaacacacaatctcacacacacaaacacacaatctcacacacacaaacacacaatctcacacacacaaacacacaatctcacacacacacacaaacacaaacacaatcacacacacacacacacacaatcacacacacacacaatcacacacacacacaatcacacacacacacaatcacacacacacacaatcacacacacacacaatcacacacacacacaatcacacacacacacaatcacacacacaatcacacacacacaatcacacacacacaatcacacacacacacaatcacacacacacacaatcacacacactaaactggTCGCTATAATAAACTTATAAGCCACATTAACACAACTAATAACAGTCCTGGATACACTGACtgataacacaaacacacaacacttgtTCCTGACTGACTAAAGACACTTCAGGTCCTTTAAGCTCTTGAAGtcttaaacaacacaaatgtaaaagagagacaaaagaaacacaaacaaacctttTGCTGGAGTCCATGTTGAATCTGTTCACACACAGGCGCACGTGCACAGCAGCAGAGTCGCACAGTAGAACTCTCAAGAGTTATCTTTAACACATAAAACCGCTCAGGGTCAAAACAACATGAACTAAACAACCGTCAGaacattatattatgttttatttctaaatgtacGGTTTGTTTACGAAGACCGCTGCAGATAACGCAATTTTAATCGACTTCACGTCCCCATCGCCAGTGACGCGTCGGCGCAGGATGATGACGTGTGCGGAAATAAAATCCGGCCATCCCAAGGCATGGAGTCTGTTCcagtttaaacaaacatttaatacaattttacaAAACCTACAAATCTCATATATAGTAATACACACCAAAGGCTTTTGtcagtttattttgtttcagcacatttacaactgtttttttgtttgtttgtttttttatttatttttttattttatcactgaACATATAgatgtttcttttaaaatgaaaatgacactCAATGTTGATGCAGtttggcatttatttatttatttatttatttatttatttatcttttttacacTTCTTTtgggcttttcccttcaggggtcgccacagcgaatcatctctctccacctctccctatcttctgcatcctcaacacttgcacccactagcttcatatcctcattaattacatccatatacctcctctttgtccttcctctttgcctcctgcctggcagctccatgtccaacattctcctaccaatatactcactctccctcctctgaacatgtccaaaccatcttaatctgtcctccctaactttgtcccccaatgtccaacatgagctgtccctctgatgtactcgttcctaatcctgtccaatctcgtcactcccaaagagaaccttgACATCATCAGTTCGGCttcctctagctctgactcctgtctcttcttcagtgacactgtctctaaaccatacagcatggccggtctcaccactgtcctgtacacacaccttcacctcgattctcgctgatattttcctatcacacagaactcctgacaccttcctccacccactccaacctgcctgcactcgcttctttacctctttcccactctctccattactctggacttttttttacacaaaatgcaATTATACAAATACGCCACAAATATGTCATTTAATGTCTCGTTAATTTTATCCACTTTATCTAACAAACATTGGAGCACCGTATAAACTGGatgtgtattgttttattttgattctgattggtcatgaAGTTTTGTTAATGTTCCACCTAAATCTGACACCAAACTACTGAGCAAGGATGAACACGATGGAGCGTCAACTTTTGTTCATGTTTCTAGACATCAGCA comes from Tachysurus vachellii isolate PV-2020 chromosome 26, HZAU_Pvac_v1, whole genome shotgun sequence and encodes:
- the si:dkey-251i10.3 gene encoding U3 small nucleolar RNA-associated protein 14 homolog A, whose translation is MDSSKRKRGKMSAVLVDEEEELSPDEENMISASEDEEGSDDDRKHAKLLEAISSLGGKRRRMQAERSEASLQVSEFSMNAEGAGEKIKLSDLLGSMEKAPNTTKKQLKKLQNSKETLELPLSRQQSEKIQRSVAYERSSNEVSRWESVIRQNQKAEQIIFPLKQETSRPKRVEQVVAGWKTQTPLEQQIFSLLRSNNQPVTDPVLTPVEEASIKAMSLEEAKIRRAELQKARVLQSYYEAKARRERKIKSKKYHKVQKKAKHKNFLKQFDEMMKTDPDAALEELKKMELSRMEERMSLKHQNSGKWAKTKAIMAKYDDSARKAMQQQLELNKELTQKLVVPSDDDDEGKDDEEEPSAIPDLVNDPESVGDTVNPWMRGRLTTEGHEVTEDPHTMTVEEPARSQQQDEEEEEEENKMEDEEEQLLRHFETKRKLRQDEKDDLVPFTREEEDDDGKKTARDVQNEAEEEEEEEEEQEEVVSEFNTLFNRLMNTRTATEPPPAGKAAHVEEAELTHEEEGLLDEGLVRARTMEDLEALVHDGIAEESVVAVPHAASVDTASEPRSTKKKEIDLSEVLTKDANVIKVPLAPTVQEGDEEEEGSSAQMSIIKEAFAGDDVISDFLKDKKKQEEAGQPKVVDLTLPGWGEWGGVGLKPSKYKRMKFRLMPPPAAPRKDQKLPAVIISEKRNSSVALHQVSQLPFPFQNSSHFEVCMRSPIGQTWNTQNSVKKLTAPKVVTRLGSIIEPLRKEDFLPEEKSAGAMKKQPQIILEEKSGKVGQQGGGGKRARKQQKKKKKERAD